From a single Nicotiana tomentosiformis chromosome 2, ASM39032v3, whole genome shotgun sequence genomic region:
- the LOC104110553 gene encoding protein FAR-RED IMPAIRED RESPONSE 1 isoform X6, whose amino-acid sequence MVIDLEHPSRDHHKEKEDCGHHTHIRMEHGRGELSGTDGATVTVSKSVFLDRENAGTSWNEGTSCGAYVLPNADSLAVNCYRSLEPHDVMEFDSKEDAFSFYKEYAKSIGFSSIIKASRRSRISGKFIDAKFVCSRYGSKREPSKSVIEPVPSADGAGSIPVRRKKGRINRSWSKTDCKACLHVKRRSDGRWIICTFVKEHNHEIFPDWTNYFRGHRNTDLGKNGADAFHSIRERTKKTFVTMSRQSGVMKKDARQKNVVANSSPQSLALDEGDAQVMLEHFLYMQDENPNFFYAMDLNQEQCLRNVFWVDAKGRIDYNNFSDVVLVDTTYIKNDYKLRFVPFIGVNHHCQSILLGCGLIANESKSTFVWLMRAWLRAMGGQAPKVILTDQDKTLEEVIAEVLPDSCHCFCLWHVLSNIQEKLGHVIRQHENFLSEFNKCILRSATNELFEKRWWKVVDRFDLRNDLWIKSLYKDRLRWVPTFMNNIFLAGMSTMQRSESVSSLLDKCMLCKTTLKEFLDQYKKLLREKYQEEARADSETRYKQPGLKSPSPFEKQMATLYTHTIFKKFQVEVLGVVACHPKIESDDGAAATYRVQDFEENQEFVVVWSEKTSDASCSCHLFEYSGFLCRHVMIVLQMAGVHNIPSKYILSRWTKGAKSREKTRNVNLVDSRVQRYYDLCQRAFELGDEGSLSQESYKIVFSVLENFLRRCEAVNDPNLNESEPCFPPNQVFIDSNNPSKSNGKNIARKEKGQSGLREPTVDYPFQSHSAMQPMLCLFLPFGAGTIEYKYPSLWQPTKHAGAGTVECNCFNCRLPLSLSTYIPWTGTNVF is encoded by the exons ATGGTTATTGACCTTGAGCATCCGTCAAGAGATCATCACAAGGAGAAAGAAGACTGTGGGCACCATACACATATAAGGATGGAACATGGAAGAGGAGAACTTTCCGGTACAGATGGAGCTACTGTCACTGTTTCAAAGAGTGTTTTCCTGGACAGAGAGAATGCAGGAACTAGTTGGAATGAAGGAACATCTTGTGGTGCCTATGTATTACCAAATGCAGATTCTTTGGCCGTGAATTGCTATAGGAGTTTGGAGCCTCATGATGTTATGGAATTCGATTCGAAGGAGGATGCCTTTTCGTTCTACAAAGAATATGCTAAGTCCATTGGATTTTCCTCAATAATAAAGGCTAGCCGTCGATCAAGAATTTCTGGAAAATTTATTGATGCAAAATTTGTTTGCAGTAGGTATGGAAGTAAGCGAGAACCTTCTAAGTCTGTTATAGAACCTGTTCCAAGTGCTGATGGTGCAGGAAGTATTCCTGTGAGGAGAAAAAAGGGTAGAATAAACAGGTCTTGGTCAAAAACAGATTGTAAGGCTTGCTTGCATGTAAAGAGAAGGTCTGATGGAAGGTGGATTATTTGTACTTTTGTCAAAGAGCATAACCATGAGATATTTCCAGATTGGACCAACTATTTTCGAGGTCATAGGAACACTGATTTGGGTAAGAATGGTGCAGATGCATTTCATTCTATCCGTGAGAGGACGAAAAAGACTTTTGTGACAATGTCTAGGCAGTCTGGTGTGATGAAGAAAGATGCGAGGCAAAAGAATGTTGTTGCAAATAGTAGTCCTCAATCTTTGGCTTTAGACGAGGGAGATGCACAAGTTATGCTTGAGCATTTTCTTTACATGCAAGATGAAAATCCAAACTTCTTTTATGCTATGGATTTGAATCAAGAGCAATGCTTGAGAAATGTCTTCTGGGTTGATGCTAAAGGAAGGATTGACTATAATAACTTCAGTGACGTAGTTCTTGTTGACACTACATATATAAAAAACGATTATAAGTTGCGCTTCGTTCCTTTTATTGGTGTTAATCATCATTGTCAGTCCATATTGCTTGGGTGTGGGCTGATTGCCAATGAGAGTAAGTCGACATTTGTTTGGTTGATGCGAGCATGGCTTAGGGCAATGGGTGGACAAGCTCCAAAAGTTATACTGACTGACCAAGACAAAACATTGGAAGAAGTTATTGCTGAGGTTTTACCAGATTCCTGCCATTGCTTTTGTTTGTGGCACGTACTAAGTAATATCCAGGAGAAGCTTGGTCATGTCATTAGGCAGCATGAAAATTTTCTCTCCGAATTTAATAAATGCATTTTGAGGTCTGCGACCAATGAATTGTTTGAAAAGAGGTGGTGGAAGGTGGTGGATAGATTTGATTTGAGAAATGACTTGTGGATTAAATCATTGTACAAAGATCGCCTAAGGTGGGTACCAACATTCATGAATAATATCTTCTTGGCAGGAATGTCTACAATGCAACGGTCGGAAAGCGTGAGCTCTCTTTTAGACAAGTGCATGTTATGCAAGACGACACTGAAGGAGTTTCTTGACCAGTATAAGAAACTGCTGCGAGAGAAATATCAAGAAGAGGCAAGGGCTGATTCTGAGACGAGGTATAAACAACCAGGACTGAAATCTCCCTCCCCTTTTGAAAAGCAGATGGCAACTTTATACACTCATACAATATTCAAGAAATTCCAAGTagaggttttgggagtggttgcaTGTCACCCTAAAATAGAAAGTGATGATGGTGCAGCTGCCACATATAGAGTCCAAGATTTTGAAGAAAATCAGGAATTCGTTGTTGTATGGAGTGAGAAGACATCTGATGCTTCGTGTTCTTGTCATTTGTTCGAGTACAGTGGATTTCTTTGTAGACACGTGATGATAGTTCTTCAAATGGCTGGTGTGCATAACATCCCCTCTAAATATATTTTAAGTCGCTGGACTAAAGGTGCAAAGAGTAGAGAGAAGACGAGGAATGTAAATTTGGTTGATTCTAGGGTTCAACGATATTATGATCTATGTCAAAGGGCATTTGAGCTAGGTGATGAAGGGTCACTATCTCAAGAGAGTTATAAAATTGTATTCAGTGTGCTGGAAAATTTTCTGAGAAGATGTGAGGCTGTGAATGATCCAAATTTGAATGAGTCAGAACCTTGTTTTCCCCCAAATCAAGTATTTATAGATAGTAACAACCCAAGCAAGAGTAACGGAAAGAACATAGCAAGAAAAGAGAAG GGGCAATCAGGTTTGAGAGAACCGACTGTTGATTATCCTTTTCAATCACATTCAGCCATGCAGCCAATGTTGTG CCTGTTTTTGCCTTTTGGTGCAGGGACAATTGAATACAAATATCCAAGCTTATGGCAACCAACCAAACATGCCGGGGCTG GGACAGTTGAATGCAATTGCTTCAATTGCAGATTGCCCTTATCTCTCTCAACCTACATTCCATGGACTG GGACAAATGTATTTTAG
- the LOC104110553 gene encoding protein FAR-RED IMPAIRED RESPONSE 1 isoform X5 — protein sequence MVIDLEHPSRDHHKEKEDCGHHTHIRMEHGRGELSGTDGATVTVSKSVFLDRENAGTSWNEGTSCGAYVLPNADSLAVNCYRSLEPHDVMEFDSKEDAFSFYKEYAKSIGFSSIIKASRRSRISGKFIDAKFVCSRYGSKREPSKSVIEPVPSADGAGSIPVRRKKGRINRSWSKTDCKACLHVKRRSDGRWIICTFVKEHNHEIFPDWTNYFRGHRNTDLGKNGADAFHSIRERTKKTFVTMSRQSGVMKKDARQKNVVANSSPQSLALDEGDAQVMLEHFLYMQDENPNFFYAMDLNQEQCLRNVFWVDAKGRIDYNNFSDVVLVDTTYIKNDYKLRFVPFIGVNHHCQSILLGCGLIANESKSTFVWLMRAWLRAMGGQAPKVILTDQDKTLEEVIAEVLPDSCHCFCLWHVLSNIQEKLGHVIRQHENFLSEFNKCILRSATNELFEKRWWKVVDRFDLRNDLWIKSLYKDRLRWVPTFMNNIFLAGMSTMQRSESVSSLLDKCMLCKTTLKEFLDQYKKLLREKYQEEARADSETRYKQPGLKSPSPFEKQMATLYTHTIFKKFQVEVLGVVACHPKIESDDGAAATYRVQDFEENQEFVVVWSEKTSDASCSCHLFEYSGFLCRHVMIVLQMAGVHNIPSKYILSRWTKGAKSREKTRNVNLVDSRVQRYYDLCQRAFELGDEGSLSQESYKIVFSVLENFLRRCEAVNDPNLNESEPCFPPNQVFIDSNNPSKSNGKNIARKEKVYTEQKIISVGINNRWQQMGQSGLREPTVDYPFQSHSAMQPMLCLFLPFGAGTIEYKYPSLWQPTKHAGAVECNCFNCRLPLSLSTYIPWTGTNVF from the exons ATGGTTATTGACCTTGAGCATCCGTCAAGAGATCATCACAAGGAGAAAGAAGACTGTGGGCACCATACACATATAAGGATGGAACATGGAAGAGGAGAACTTTCCGGTACAGATGGAGCTACTGTCACTGTTTCAAAGAGTGTTTTCCTGGACAGAGAGAATGCAGGAACTAGTTGGAATGAAGGAACATCTTGTGGTGCCTATGTATTACCAAATGCAGATTCTTTGGCCGTGAATTGCTATAGGAGTTTGGAGCCTCATGATGTTATGGAATTCGATTCGAAGGAGGATGCCTTTTCGTTCTACAAAGAATATGCTAAGTCCATTGGATTTTCCTCAATAATAAAGGCTAGCCGTCGATCAAGAATTTCTGGAAAATTTATTGATGCAAAATTTGTTTGCAGTAGGTATGGAAGTAAGCGAGAACCTTCTAAGTCTGTTATAGAACCTGTTCCAAGTGCTGATGGTGCAGGAAGTATTCCTGTGAGGAGAAAAAAGGGTAGAATAAACAGGTCTTGGTCAAAAACAGATTGTAAGGCTTGCTTGCATGTAAAGAGAAGGTCTGATGGAAGGTGGATTATTTGTACTTTTGTCAAAGAGCATAACCATGAGATATTTCCAGATTGGACCAACTATTTTCGAGGTCATAGGAACACTGATTTGGGTAAGAATGGTGCAGATGCATTTCATTCTATCCGTGAGAGGACGAAAAAGACTTTTGTGACAATGTCTAGGCAGTCTGGTGTGATGAAGAAAGATGCGAGGCAAAAGAATGTTGTTGCAAATAGTAGTCCTCAATCTTTGGCTTTAGACGAGGGAGATGCACAAGTTATGCTTGAGCATTTTCTTTACATGCAAGATGAAAATCCAAACTTCTTTTATGCTATGGATTTGAATCAAGAGCAATGCTTGAGAAATGTCTTCTGGGTTGATGCTAAAGGAAGGATTGACTATAATAACTTCAGTGACGTAGTTCTTGTTGACACTACATATATAAAAAACGATTATAAGTTGCGCTTCGTTCCTTTTATTGGTGTTAATCATCATTGTCAGTCCATATTGCTTGGGTGTGGGCTGATTGCCAATGAGAGTAAGTCGACATTTGTTTGGTTGATGCGAGCATGGCTTAGGGCAATGGGTGGACAAGCTCCAAAAGTTATACTGACTGACCAAGACAAAACATTGGAAGAAGTTATTGCTGAGGTTTTACCAGATTCCTGCCATTGCTTTTGTTTGTGGCACGTACTAAGTAATATCCAGGAGAAGCTTGGTCATGTCATTAGGCAGCATGAAAATTTTCTCTCCGAATTTAATAAATGCATTTTGAGGTCTGCGACCAATGAATTGTTTGAAAAGAGGTGGTGGAAGGTGGTGGATAGATTTGATTTGAGAAATGACTTGTGGATTAAATCATTGTACAAAGATCGCCTAAGGTGGGTACCAACATTCATGAATAATATCTTCTTGGCAGGAATGTCTACAATGCAACGGTCGGAAAGCGTGAGCTCTCTTTTAGACAAGTGCATGTTATGCAAGACGACACTGAAGGAGTTTCTTGACCAGTATAAGAAACTGCTGCGAGAGAAATATCAAGAAGAGGCAAGGGCTGATTCTGAGACGAGGTATAAACAACCAGGACTGAAATCTCCCTCCCCTTTTGAAAAGCAGATGGCAACTTTATACACTCATACAATATTCAAGAAATTCCAAGTagaggttttgggagtggttgcaTGTCACCCTAAAATAGAAAGTGATGATGGTGCAGCTGCCACATATAGAGTCCAAGATTTTGAAGAAAATCAGGAATTCGTTGTTGTATGGAGTGAGAAGACATCTGATGCTTCGTGTTCTTGTCATTTGTTCGAGTACAGTGGATTTCTTTGTAGACACGTGATGATAGTTCTTCAAATGGCTGGTGTGCATAACATCCCCTCTAAATATATTTTAAGTCGCTGGACTAAAGGTGCAAAGAGTAGAGAGAAGACGAGGAATGTAAATTTGGTTGATTCTAGGGTTCAACGATATTATGATCTATGTCAAAGGGCATTTGAGCTAGGTGATGAAGGGTCACTATCTCAAGAGAGTTATAAAATTGTATTCAGTGTGCTGGAAAATTTTCTGAGAAGATGTGAGGCTGTGAATGATCCAAATTTGAATGAGTCAGAACCTTGTTTTCCCCCAAATCAAGTATTTATAGATAGTAACAACCCAAGCAAGAGTAACGGAAAGAACATAGCAAGAAAAGAGAAG GTATATACAGAACAAAAGATTATATCCGTGGGGATAAACAATAGATGGCAACAGATG GGGCAATCAGGTTTGAGAGAACCGACTGTTGATTATCCTTTTCAATCACATTCAGCCATGCAGCCAATGTTGTG CCTGTTTTTGCCTTTTGGTGCAGGGACAATTGAATACAAATATCCAAGCTTATGGCAACCAACCAAACATGCCGGGGCTG TTGAATGCAATTGCTTCAATTGCAGATTGCCCTTATCTCTCTCAACCTACATTCCATGGACTG GGACAAATGTATTTTAG
- the LOC104110553 gene encoding protein FAR-RED IMPAIRED RESPONSE 1 isoform X3, translating to MVIDLEHPSRDHHKEKEDCGHHTHIRMEHGRGELSGTDGATVTVSKSVFLDRENAGTSWNEGTSCGAYVLPNADSLAVNCYRSLEPHDVMEFDSKEDAFSFYKEYAKSIGFSSIIKASRRSRISGKFIDAKFVCSRYGSKREPSKSVIEPVPSADGAGSIPVRRKKGRINRSWSKTDCKACLHVKRRSDGRWIICTFVKEHNHEIFPDWTNYFRGHRNTDLGKNGADAFHSIRERTKKTFVTMSRQSGVMKKDARQKNVVANSSPQSLALDEGDAQVMLEHFLYMQDENPNFFYAMDLNQEQCLRNVFWVDAKGRIDYNNFSDVVLVDTTYIKNDYKLRFVPFIGVNHHCQSILLGCGLIANESKSTFVWLMRAWLRAMGGQAPKVILTDQDKTLEEVIAEVLPDSCHCFCLWHVLSNIQEKLGHVIRQHENFLSEFNKCILRSATNELFEKRWWKVVDRFDLRNDLWIKSLYKDRLRWVPTFMNNIFLAGMSTMQRSESVSSLLDKCMLCKTTLKEFLDQYKKLLREKYQEEARADSETRYKQPGLKSPSPFEKQMATLYTHTIFKKFQVEVLGVVACHPKIESDDGAAATYRVQDFEENQEFVVVWSEKTSDASCSCHLFEYSGFLCRHVMIVLQMAGVHNIPSKYILSRWTKGAKSREKTRNVNLVDSRVQRYYDLCQRAFELGDEGSLSQESYKIVFSVLENFLRRCEAVNDPNLNESEPCFPPNQVFIDSNNPSKSNGKNIARKEKGQSGLREPTVDYPFQSHSAMQPMLCLFLPFGAGTIEYKYPSLWQPTKHAGAGTVECNCFNCRLPLSLSTYIPWTGNIYTYGKKLFVVCQDIIACGFAKVADSLFRLEKYLKNQIQWILFLTDVRPKC from the exons ATGGTTATTGACCTTGAGCATCCGTCAAGAGATCATCACAAGGAGAAAGAAGACTGTGGGCACCATACACATATAAGGATGGAACATGGAAGAGGAGAACTTTCCGGTACAGATGGAGCTACTGTCACTGTTTCAAAGAGTGTTTTCCTGGACAGAGAGAATGCAGGAACTAGTTGGAATGAAGGAACATCTTGTGGTGCCTATGTATTACCAAATGCAGATTCTTTGGCCGTGAATTGCTATAGGAGTTTGGAGCCTCATGATGTTATGGAATTCGATTCGAAGGAGGATGCCTTTTCGTTCTACAAAGAATATGCTAAGTCCATTGGATTTTCCTCAATAATAAAGGCTAGCCGTCGATCAAGAATTTCTGGAAAATTTATTGATGCAAAATTTGTTTGCAGTAGGTATGGAAGTAAGCGAGAACCTTCTAAGTCTGTTATAGAACCTGTTCCAAGTGCTGATGGTGCAGGAAGTATTCCTGTGAGGAGAAAAAAGGGTAGAATAAACAGGTCTTGGTCAAAAACAGATTGTAAGGCTTGCTTGCATGTAAAGAGAAGGTCTGATGGAAGGTGGATTATTTGTACTTTTGTCAAAGAGCATAACCATGAGATATTTCCAGATTGGACCAACTATTTTCGAGGTCATAGGAACACTGATTTGGGTAAGAATGGTGCAGATGCATTTCATTCTATCCGTGAGAGGACGAAAAAGACTTTTGTGACAATGTCTAGGCAGTCTGGTGTGATGAAGAAAGATGCGAGGCAAAAGAATGTTGTTGCAAATAGTAGTCCTCAATCTTTGGCTTTAGACGAGGGAGATGCACAAGTTATGCTTGAGCATTTTCTTTACATGCAAGATGAAAATCCAAACTTCTTTTATGCTATGGATTTGAATCAAGAGCAATGCTTGAGAAATGTCTTCTGGGTTGATGCTAAAGGAAGGATTGACTATAATAACTTCAGTGACGTAGTTCTTGTTGACACTACATATATAAAAAACGATTATAAGTTGCGCTTCGTTCCTTTTATTGGTGTTAATCATCATTGTCAGTCCATATTGCTTGGGTGTGGGCTGATTGCCAATGAGAGTAAGTCGACATTTGTTTGGTTGATGCGAGCATGGCTTAGGGCAATGGGTGGACAAGCTCCAAAAGTTATACTGACTGACCAAGACAAAACATTGGAAGAAGTTATTGCTGAGGTTTTACCAGATTCCTGCCATTGCTTTTGTTTGTGGCACGTACTAAGTAATATCCAGGAGAAGCTTGGTCATGTCATTAGGCAGCATGAAAATTTTCTCTCCGAATTTAATAAATGCATTTTGAGGTCTGCGACCAATGAATTGTTTGAAAAGAGGTGGTGGAAGGTGGTGGATAGATTTGATTTGAGAAATGACTTGTGGATTAAATCATTGTACAAAGATCGCCTAAGGTGGGTACCAACATTCATGAATAATATCTTCTTGGCAGGAATGTCTACAATGCAACGGTCGGAAAGCGTGAGCTCTCTTTTAGACAAGTGCATGTTATGCAAGACGACACTGAAGGAGTTTCTTGACCAGTATAAGAAACTGCTGCGAGAGAAATATCAAGAAGAGGCAAGGGCTGATTCTGAGACGAGGTATAAACAACCAGGACTGAAATCTCCCTCCCCTTTTGAAAAGCAGATGGCAACTTTATACACTCATACAATATTCAAGAAATTCCAAGTagaggttttgggagtggttgcaTGTCACCCTAAAATAGAAAGTGATGATGGTGCAGCTGCCACATATAGAGTCCAAGATTTTGAAGAAAATCAGGAATTCGTTGTTGTATGGAGTGAGAAGACATCTGATGCTTCGTGTTCTTGTCATTTGTTCGAGTACAGTGGATTTCTTTGTAGACACGTGATGATAGTTCTTCAAATGGCTGGTGTGCATAACATCCCCTCTAAATATATTTTAAGTCGCTGGACTAAAGGTGCAAAGAGTAGAGAGAAGACGAGGAATGTAAATTTGGTTGATTCTAGGGTTCAACGATATTATGATCTATGTCAAAGGGCATTTGAGCTAGGTGATGAAGGGTCACTATCTCAAGAGAGTTATAAAATTGTATTCAGTGTGCTGGAAAATTTTCTGAGAAGATGTGAGGCTGTGAATGATCCAAATTTGAATGAGTCAGAACCTTGTTTTCCCCCAAATCAAGTATTTATAGATAGTAACAACCCAAGCAAGAGTAACGGAAAGAACATAGCAAGAAAAGAGAAG GGGCAATCAGGTTTGAGAGAACCGACTGTTGATTATCCTTTTCAATCACATTCAGCCATGCAGCCAATGTTGTG CCTGTTTTTGCCTTTTGGTGCAGGGACAATTGAATACAAATATCCAAGCTTATGGCAACCAACCAAACATGCCGGGGCTG GGACAGTTGAATGCAATTGCTTCAATTGCAGATTGCCCTTATCTCTCTCAACCTACATTCCATGGACTGGTAACATCTATACATATGGAAAAAAGTTATTTGTTGTGTGTCAAGATATCATTGCCTGTGGCTTTGCTAAAGTGGCAGATAGCCTATTTCGCTTAGAAAAGTACCTCAAAAACCAAATCCAATGGATTTTGTTCCTTACTGACGTCAGACCAAAATGTTAA
- the LOC104110553 gene encoding protein FAR-RED IMPAIRED RESPONSE 1 isoform X4 encodes MVIDLEHPSRDHHKEKEDCGHHTHIRMEHGRGELSGTDGATVTVSKSVFLDRENAGTSWNEGTSCGAYVLPNADSLAVNCYRSLEPHDVMEFDSKEDAFSFYKEYAKSIGFSSIIKASRRSRISGKFIDAKFVCSRYGSKREPSKSVIEPVPSADGAGSIPVRRKKGRINRSWSKTDCKACLHVKRRSDGRWIICTFVKEHNHEIFPDWTNYFRGHRNTDLGKNGADAFHSIRERTKKTFVTMSRQSGVMKKDARQKNVVANSSPQSLALDEGDAQVMLEHFLYMQDENPNFFYAMDLNQEQCLRNVFWVDAKGRIDYNNFSDVVLVDTTYIKNDYKLRFVPFIGVNHHCQSILLGCGLIANESKSTFVWLMRAWLRAMGGQAPKVILTDQDKTLEEVIAEVLPDSCHCFCLWHVLSNIQEKLGHVIRQHENFLSEFNKCILRSATNELFEKRWWKVVDRFDLRNDLWIKSLYKDRLRWVPTFMNNIFLAGMSTMQRSESVSSLLDKCMLCKTTLKEFLDQYKKLLREKYQEEARADSETRYKQPGLKSPSPFEKQMATLYTHTIFKKFQVEVLGVVACHPKIESDDGAAATYRVQDFEENQEFVVVWSEKTSDASCSCHLFEYSGFLCRHVMIVLQMAGVHNIPSKYILSRWTKGAKSREKTRNVNLVDSRVQRYYDLCQRAFELGDEGSLSQESYKIVFSVLENFLRRCEAVNDPNLNESEPCFPPNQVFIDSNNPSKSNGKNIARKEKVYTEQKIISVGINNRWQQMGQSGLREPTVDYPFQSHSAMQPMLCLFLPFGAGTIEYKYPSLWQPTKHAGAGTVECNCFNCRLPLSLSTYIPWTGTNVF; translated from the exons ATGGTTATTGACCTTGAGCATCCGTCAAGAGATCATCACAAGGAGAAAGAAGACTGTGGGCACCATACACATATAAGGATGGAACATGGAAGAGGAGAACTTTCCGGTACAGATGGAGCTACTGTCACTGTTTCAAAGAGTGTTTTCCTGGACAGAGAGAATGCAGGAACTAGTTGGAATGAAGGAACATCTTGTGGTGCCTATGTATTACCAAATGCAGATTCTTTGGCCGTGAATTGCTATAGGAGTTTGGAGCCTCATGATGTTATGGAATTCGATTCGAAGGAGGATGCCTTTTCGTTCTACAAAGAATATGCTAAGTCCATTGGATTTTCCTCAATAATAAAGGCTAGCCGTCGATCAAGAATTTCTGGAAAATTTATTGATGCAAAATTTGTTTGCAGTAGGTATGGAAGTAAGCGAGAACCTTCTAAGTCTGTTATAGAACCTGTTCCAAGTGCTGATGGTGCAGGAAGTATTCCTGTGAGGAGAAAAAAGGGTAGAATAAACAGGTCTTGGTCAAAAACAGATTGTAAGGCTTGCTTGCATGTAAAGAGAAGGTCTGATGGAAGGTGGATTATTTGTACTTTTGTCAAAGAGCATAACCATGAGATATTTCCAGATTGGACCAACTATTTTCGAGGTCATAGGAACACTGATTTGGGTAAGAATGGTGCAGATGCATTTCATTCTATCCGTGAGAGGACGAAAAAGACTTTTGTGACAATGTCTAGGCAGTCTGGTGTGATGAAGAAAGATGCGAGGCAAAAGAATGTTGTTGCAAATAGTAGTCCTCAATCTTTGGCTTTAGACGAGGGAGATGCACAAGTTATGCTTGAGCATTTTCTTTACATGCAAGATGAAAATCCAAACTTCTTTTATGCTATGGATTTGAATCAAGAGCAATGCTTGAGAAATGTCTTCTGGGTTGATGCTAAAGGAAGGATTGACTATAATAACTTCAGTGACGTAGTTCTTGTTGACACTACATATATAAAAAACGATTATAAGTTGCGCTTCGTTCCTTTTATTGGTGTTAATCATCATTGTCAGTCCATATTGCTTGGGTGTGGGCTGATTGCCAATGAGAGTAAGTCGACATTTGTTTGGTTGATGCGAGCATGGCTTAGGGCAATGGGTGGACAAGCTCCAAAAGTTATACTGACTGACCAAGACAAAACATTGGAAGAAGTTATTGCTGAGGTTTTACCAGATTCCTGCCATTGCTTTTGTTTGTGGCACGTACTAAGTAATATCCAGGAGAAGCTTGGTCATGTCATTAGGCAGCATGAAAATTTTCTCTCCGAATTTAATAAATGCATTTTGAGGTCTGCGACCAATGAATTGTTTGAAAAGAGGTGGTGGAAGGTGGTGGATAGATTTGATTTGAGAAATGACTTGTGGATTAAATCATTGTACAAAGATCGCCTAAGGTGGGTACCAACATTCATGAATAATATCTTCTTGGCAGGAATGTCTACAATGCAACGGTCGGAAAGCGTGAGCTCTCTTTTAGACAAGTGCATGTTATGCAAGACGACACTGAAGGAGTTTCTTGACCAGTATAAGAAACTGCTGCGAGAGAAATATCAAGAAGAGGCAAGGGCTGATTCTGAGACGAGGTATAAACAACCAGGACTGAAATCTCCCTCCCCTTTTGAAAAGCAGATGGCAACTTTATACACTCATACAATATTCAAGAAATTCCAAGTagaggttttgggagtggttgcaTGTCACCCTAAAATAGAAAGTGATGATGGTGCAGCTGCCACATATAGAGTCCAAGATTTTGAAGAAAATCAGGAATTCGTTGTTGTATGGAGTGAGAAGACATCTGATGCTTCGTGTTCTTGTCATTTGTTCGAGTACAGTGGATTTCTTTGTAGACACGTGATGATAGTTCTTCAAATGGCTGGTGTGCATAACATCCCCTCTAAATATATTTTAAGTCGCTGGACTAAAGGTGCAAAGAGTAGAGAGAAGACGAGGAATGTAAATTTGGTTGATTCTAGGGTTCAACGATATTATGATCTATGTCAAAGGGCATTTGAGCTAGGTGATGAAGGGTCACTATCTCAAGAGAGTTATAAAATTGTATTCAGTGTGCTGGAAAATTTTCTGAGAAGATGTGAGGCTGTGAATGATCCAAATTTGAATGAGTCAGAACCTTGTTTTCCCCCAAATCAAGTATTTATAGATAGTAACAACCCAAGCAAGAGTAACGGAAAGAACATAGCAAGAAAAGAGAAG GTATATACAGAACAAAAGATTATATCCGTGGGGATAAACAATAGATGGCAACAGATG GGGCAATCAGGTTTGAGAGAACCGACTGTTGATTATCCTTTTCAATCACATTCAGCCATGCAGCCAATGTTGTG CCTGTTTTTGCCTTTTGGTGCAGGGACAATTGAATACAAATATCCAAGCTTATGGCAACCAACCAAACATGCCGGGGCTG GGACAGTTGAATGCAATTGCTTCAATTGCAGATTGCCCTTATCTCTCTCAACCTACATTCCATGGACTG GGACAAATGTATTTTAG